The nucleotide window CGCAGCCGGCACGCTCAGGGTGTACTGCGTGCTGAAGAGCTTGAGGTCGGCGTCGTCCACCCGCTGGTCCTGGTTGAGGTCGCCGGGCAGCGCGCCCGTCTTGCCATAGTTGCCCATCAGGATCGCAAGGTCCGCCAGCGTGATCTTGCCGTCCCCGTTCAGGTCGGCGCCGCTCAGGCGGGCGCGGGCGGCGTCCTGTGTCCACGCGCTGAGGCCGAGTTCCTTCGTCAGTTCGGCCTTCACGGCGTCTGCCAGCGGCAGCGGACCCTGCGGATTGAACTCGATGCGACGTTCAGTGCCGACCGTCACGACCCGCGCGGCGACGTCCGGGTTGAAGGGTGCGCTGCTGGTCCCGCTGCCCCCCAGGAACAGCAAAGGCCCGGCGCTGGTGTCCAGCGTGACCGGCAGCTCCTTGGTGCTCAGCGCCGCGAGGGCCTCCTGAACGGCCTTCGTGAGTACGTCGCCCTGCGGGCGCAGCTTGACGGTGGCCGCCTGGGCCGCGCCCAGCAGGGCAGCCACGAGCAGCGTGCCCGTCAGTGCGGTTCTCAGGCGCTTCATTTGGCCTCCCGGGCTGCGCGGATGGCGTCCCGCAGGGCGCCCAGATCCGTGATGTCCTTGCCGGCGGCGTCCTTGGCCCCCGTGACCTTCCCGCTGCTGACGGGGTACAGCCCCTGGTTGAAGCCCACGACCGGGCTGTCCAGCCGCCGGGCGTACAGCAGCGCGACGACCTCCTGGCCCGCGGTAAGGGTCGGCAGGTCGGCCAGGCCCTGCAACACATACAGCGCCGGGCGGCCCTGGTACTGCGGCAGGGTGCCGGCGTCGCCCGTCAGCGTCTCCGCGACGGTCAGCGGGTAGACGGTGTACGCGGCGCCGCCCTCGGTGACCGTCGCCGCCGTGCCCAGCGTGGCGCGCACGATGACCTCGGCCTTCTTCGCCTGCTGCGCGAAGGTCAGGGTGGGCGCGGTGGTCGCTCCGGCGGGCACCGCCATCAGCAGCCAGAGGCCGAGGCTCAGGGCGCGCAGCGCGGCCCTCACGGCGTGCCCCCACCCGGGGAGGGCGGCGTGGGATCTGGCGGATTGGGCGGCGTGGGCGAGGCGTTCGGATCGGTGGCGGGCGCCGTGGTGTCCGTGCTGGTGGCGGGCGCCGTGCTCGGCGAAGTGCTGGGCGCCGTGGTGTCCGTCGTGGGGGTCGTGGCTGGGGCGGCGCTCGGCGCGGTCGTCTGCGACCCGGACGCCGGGGTGGACGGCGCGGCGTTCGGAACGCCGACCAGCGCGCCGTCTGCGCCGCGCGCCTCGACGGTGAGCGCCCCGCCGCTCAGGGTCACGGCCTTGCTGGGTTTCACGCTGACCAGCGCGACGCGCGTGCCGGTGCGCGGCACCTTGCGGAAGCCGATGTCCAGCAGCAGCGTCTGCCCGTCCTGCCGCCAGAACAGCAGGCCGCCCGCGTCCGCGTTCTGCACTCGCGTGACCTTCACGCCCTGCGGCAGCGTCCACGACAGGTGGGCGGCCCGCGCGCTCCGCGGCGCGGTGATGGTCAGCGGAATGCGCGTCTCGCCGCGGATCTCCCCGCTGGGCAGGGTCGGCGTGATCGCCAGGGGCGGCAGGTCCTGCACGTTCAGGGTGTACTCGCTGGCCTTGGTGCTCAGCGTGGAATCGGTGGCTTCCAGCGTGAAGGTGTACGTGCCGGTCTTGGTGGGCTGCCCGGACAGCGTGCGCTGCGAGGCGTCCAGCTTCACGCCCGGCGGCAGCGTGCCGCCCGCGAGCCGCAGCGAGTACGGTCCCACCCCGCCCGCGATGGCCACGGTCGCCGTGTACGGCTCGTTCACGTAGATGGGCGGCAGGCCGCCGGCGCTGTCGGCGAAGTACAGGGCGTCCTTGCCGCTGGTGGTGGAGCCCGTGGTCGTCTGACCACACGACACCAGGGCCGCGCCCAGCAGCAGGGCCAGCGCCGCGCGGCGCGGAGAGGGCAGGAGAACCATGCCCCGCAGTGTACGCGGCGGCGGGTGCGTGCCCGGTGAGGAGGGCATGATCTTCCGCAGCCGCCCCCGCCGGGCGGGCGAGTGCGCGTCCTGGCACGCTTCCCGGCGAGGGCCTGCACTAGACTTCCGGGATGACAGCCACCACCTCCGCCCTGCCCCACGTGGGCGACCGTCTGGGCCGGTACACCGTGCAGCGCGTGGAAGCCCTGCCGGAGATGCAGGGCACGCTGATCCTGCTTGAGCACGAGCTGGGCGCCCGGCACGCGCATGTCGTGCGCGACGACGACAACAGCGCCTTCGGCGTGACCTTCCCGACCGTGCCGAGGGACTCGACCGGCGTGGCGCATATCCTGGAGCACATCGTGCTGATGGGCAGCCAGAAGTACCCGGTGAGCGATCCCTTCTTCGCGATGCTGCCGCGGTCGCTGAACACCTTCATGAACGCCATGACCAGCAACGACTGGACGACCTATCCGTTCAGCACGCGCAACGAGCAGGACTACTTCAACCTGCTGTCGGTGTATCTGGACGCGACGTTCTTCCCACTGATGCGCTACGAGTCCTTCCGCCAGGACGGCCACCGCTTCGAGTTCGAGACGCCGGACGACCCGCGCAGTCCGCTGAAGCTCCAGGGCGTGGTGTACAACGAGATGAAGGGCGCCATGGCCGCGCCCGGCGCGGTGATGTGGCGGGCCTTCGGCAAGGCCCTGTACCCGGACCTGACATACGCGAACAACTCCGGCGGCGCGCCGCAGGACATCCCGAACCTGACCTACGAGGGCCTGCGCGCGTTTCACGCCGCCCACTACCACCCCAGCAACGCCTTCTTCTACACCTACGGCAAGCTGCCGCTCGCTCGCATCCTCTCGGACATCGAGTCCCACGTGATGACGCACTTCACGCGTCAGGAACTGGACGTGAGCATCCCGGACCAGGCGGCCTTCGCGCAGCCGCGCCGCGAGACCGTCACGTACCCCGGTTCGGATGTGGAGCGCGGCGCGCAGGTCAGCGTGGCATGGAAGCTGGGCCACAGCAGCGACGCCGACGCGAACCTGCGCTGGAGCGTCCTGAGCGACGTGCTGCTGGGCAATCCGGCCGCGCCCCTGACCCGCCCGCTGATCGAGTCCGGCCTGGGCGCGGGCCTGGCGGACCTCAGCGGCTACCGCGACTCCTTCCGTGAGGGCGCCTTCGCCGCCGGCCTCAAGGGCCTCCCCTCCGGCAGAGCGCAGGAGGTGGAGACGCTGGTACTGGACACCCTGCGGGACATCGCCACGCAGGGCATCGACCCCGCGCTGATCGAGAGCAGCCTGCACCAGTTCGAGATCGCCCAGAAGGAGGTGAGCAACGCTGGGTACCCCTACGGACTCCAGGTGATGTTCCGGCTGCTGGGGCCGTGGCTGTACGGCGGCGATCCCGTCACGGGGCTGCGGCTGGAGGCCGAACTGACGCGCCTGCGCGCCGACCTCGCGCGTGGCCGGGTGTTCGAGCCCATGATCGAGCGCGGCCTGCTGGACAATCCCCACCGCGTCACGCTGGAACTCGCGCCGGACCCGCAGCTCGCCGAGCGCACCGAGGCCGACGAGCAGGCCCTGGTCACGCGCCTGAGCGCCGACTTCACCGACGAGGACCGCTCGCGCATCGTCGCGGAGAGCCTGCGGCTGAAAGAACTCCAGGCGCAGGAGGGCACCCCGGACGTACTGCCCACCCTGGCCCTCTCGGACGTACCGCCGCGCGTGCCGCGTGTGGCCTACACGCAGGAGGAGGTTGGGCGCGCCACCGTGGCCCGCGTGCCGCAACCGACCGGCGGCCTGACGTACCTCGACGTGCAGGTGCGCTTGCCCGACGTGCCGGATGACCTGCTGGAGACCCTGCCGCTGTACGCCTTCGCCGTCACGCGCGGCGGCGCGGCCGGCGACGACTACGTGGCCCTGGCCCGCCGCATCGAGGCCGTAACGGGCGGGATCAGCGCCAGCGTCGGCGTCGGCACCCGCCCGGACGACCTGGCGGGGCTGCGCCTGAGCTTGACCCTCAGCGGCAAGGCCCTGGCCCGCAACGCCCCGGCCCTGGTGGACGTGCTGCGCGACGTGCTCGCCACGCCGATGTTCACCCGTGACCGCCTGGAACAGCTGCTCAAGCAGCGCCTCGCCGGCCTCAAGGCCAGCATCCTGCAGGGCGGCAACGCCTACGCCGAGCGCCTCGCCGCCGCGCAGGTCAGTCCGGCCGGCGTGATCGCCGAGCGCTTCAGCGGCCTGACCGCCCTGGCCTCCCTGAAGACCATCGTCGAGGGCGGCGGCCTGGACGACCTGCTGGTCCGCCTGAACCGCGTGCACGCGCTGCTCCTGACCGGCACGCCCGCGCTGTGCGTGACCGCCACGCCCGACGACCTGAACCTCGACGTCACGCCCATCACGGCCGCCTTCGTCGGAGACGCGCCGGTGGGCCAGCCCGCGCCGCAGCCCGCGCCGCTGCGCCCGCAGGCGCGCACCACCGACTCGCCGGTCGCGTTCAATGCCGTGGCGTTCCGCACCGTGCCGTACACGCACCCGGACAGCCCCGCGCTGCTGGTGCTGTCGCGGCTGCTGCGCAGCGGCTACCTCCTCAAGGAGATCCGCGAGAAGGGCGGCGCGTACGGCGGCGGCGCCGGCTTCGACACCCGTGAGGGCGTGTTCACCATGAGTTCGTACCGCGACCCGAACGTGAAGCGCACCTTCGAGGTCTTCCGTGACGCCCGCACCTATCTGGACACAGACCTGGGCCAGCGCGACCTGACCGAGGCGATCCTGTCGGCCAGCAAGCTCCTCGACCCGCTGACCAGTCCCGATACCATCGGCCGCATGCGCTTCTTCGGCGACCGCGCCGGCTACACGCCCGAGGTGCAGGAGGCCTACAAGGCGCGGCTGCTGGCCGTCACGCTCGCTGACCTCAGCCGCGTGATGGACACCTACCTCACGCCCGACAGGGCCGCGTACGCGCTGGTCGCCGGACAGAACCCCAACGACGACGTGCGCGACCTGAACCTGGAGTTCGACGTCCAGGCCATCTGAACCCGGTGGCCCGACGGCCGGGCCGCGCTCCTAGGGGGTGCGGCCCGCTGCCGTGGAGGCCGGCGGGGTGTCCAGCGGCACCGTGACCTGCCCCGTGCGCCAGTTCAGCCGCGCGGCGCGCCCCACGTGCGCCCAGAACTCCTGCGGGGTGCCGCCCGGCACGTCGTAGCGCAGGTACAGGTAGCCGCGCTGCGTGTCCGGCAGGCCCACGTTCACCTCTGCGCGGCTGGGCGCCGCGCCGTGCAGGGCCGCGAACTCCGGCGCCGCCTCGATCTGCGCCGCCGCCGCCGCGTACAGCTGCCGCTGCCGGTCGGTCGGTTCGCTCGCCGCACTGGGCGGCACCAGCAGCAGCGGTGGGCGCGCAGGACTGCTCACCGTGCCGCCCGGTACCCGGCAGCCCCGGCCGACGGGCCGTCCGGGAAGCACGCGACCGCCCGCGTGACCGCGTAGTTCACGTCGCCCTGCGGCAGGTGGTACACGCCGCTGCGGCTCACCTTCACGGGCGCGTCGGCCGGGCAGGCGCCCTGCGCGTCCGGCGGGGTGGGGCCGGACGGCGGCGCGCTGTCCGTGGCGGCCGGGGGCTCCGGGGTGGGCGGCGCCGTGTCCGGCAGGGCATCTGGAGACACCGGTTCGGGCGCGCTCGTTGCCGGCAGCCCCGGCAGGATGGGAAGGTCCAGCGTCGGGTGCTCCGGATCGGCCGCGCCGGGCGGCAGGGCCGGCACGTGCGTGGGCGCAATCGCCGGCTGGTTCGGCGCCCGCTGCGGTTTTCCGCCGCCCGGCAGCGGTCCCACGTACTTCACGTACGCCTCCTGCCAGTTGTGCGCGATGGCCCGCTGAGCGTCCGGAACGCCCACCGTGCCCGCGCAGATCAGGTCGTGCAGGCGGTTTTCCAGCGTGTCCTTCACGCGCGCGTTCAGTGGCGAGGTCACGTACGACTCCGGCCACAGGTTGCGCAGGCTGTTCGACCCACCCAGTTCCAGGCTG belongs to Deinococcus metalli and includes:
- a CDS encoding Ig domain-containing protein, with the protein product MVLLPSPRRAALALLLGAALVSCGQTTTGSTTSGKDALYFADSAGGLPPIYVNEPYTATVAIAGGVGPYSLRLAGGTLPPGVKLDASQRTLSGQPTKTGTYTFTLEATDSTLSTKASEYTLNVQDLPPLAITPTLPSGEIRGETRIPLTITAPRSARAAHLSWTLPQGVKVTRVQNADAGGLLFWRQDGQTLLLDIGFRKVPRTGTRVALVSVKPSKAVTLSGGALTVEARGADGALVGVPNAAPSTPASGSQTTAPSAAPATTPTTDTTAPSTSPSTAPATSTDTTAPATDPNASPTPPNPPDPTPPSPGGGTP
- a CDS encoding insulinase family protein, which gives rise to MTATTSALPHVGDRLGRYTVQRVEALPEMQGTLILLEHELGARHAHVVRDDDNSAFGVTFPTVPRDSTGVAHILEHIVLMGSQKYPVSDPFFAMLPRSLNTFMNAMTSNDWTTYPFSTRNEQDYFNLLSVYLDATFFPLMRYESFRQDGHRFEFETPDDPRSPLKLQGVVYNEMKGAMAAPGAVMWRAFGKALYPDLTYANNSGGAPQDIPNLTYEGLRAFHAAHYHPSNAFFYTYGKLPLARILSDIESHVMTHFTRQELDVSIPDQAAFAQPRRETVTYPGSDVERGAQVSVAWKLGHSSDADANLRWSVLSDVLLGNPAAPLTRPLIESGLGAGLADLSGYRDSFREGAFAAGLKGLPSGRAQEVETLVLDTLRDIATQGIDPALIESSLHQFEIAQKEVSNAGYPYGLQVMFRLLGPWLYGGDPVTGLRLEAELTRLRADLARGRVFEPMIERGLLDNPHRVTLELAPDPQLAERTEADEQALVTRLSADFTDEDRSRIVAESLRLKELQAQEGTPDVLPTLALSDVPPRVPRVAYTQEEVGRATVARVPQPTGGLTYLDVQVRLPDVPDDLLETLPLYAFAVTRGGAAGDDYVALARRIEAVTGGISASVGVGTRPDDLAGLRLSLTLSGKALARNAPALVDVLRDVLATPMFTRDRLEQLLKQRLAGLKASILQGGNAYAERLAAAQVSPAGVIAERFSGLTALASLKTIVEGGGLDDLLVRLNRVHALLLTGTPALCVTATPDDLNLDVTPITAAFVGDAPVGQPAPQPAPLRPQARTTDSPVAFNAVAFRTVPYTHPDSPALLVLSRLLRSGYLLKEIREKGGAYGGGAGFDTREGVFTMSSYRDPNVKRTFEVFRDARTYLDTDLGQRDLTEAILSASKLLDPLTSPDTIGRMRFFGDRAGYTPEVQEAYKARLLAVTLADLSRVMDTYLTPDRAAYALVAGQNPNDDVRDLNLEFDVQAI